A single region of the Kwoniella shivajii chromosome 10, complete sequence genome encodes:
- a CDS encoding peptide-methionine (S)-S-oxide reductase yields MLPLRNFLASFSSSSATKMVQKPPPSPTVPTAIRGREIVQPGEGVEHATFASGCFWGTEHLFSKHYGHLPQFKAISGYTGGKAENPSYRQVCSGTTGHAEAVRLTYAKGSVSYAELVEFFYRTHDPTTVDRQGPDRGSQYRSAIFYENNEQEDLAKKVTAEVQEKYLKGRPIVTQITQIGKWYPGEDYHQEYLDNNPGGYECPTHRFYW; encoded by the exons ATGCTTCCTCTCAGAAACTTCTTAGcctcattttcatcttcatcagcgaCTAAAATGGTTCAAAAACCACCTCCAAGCCCGACTGTTCCTACTGCCATAAGAGGTAGAGAAATTGTACAACCTGGAGAAGGGG TCGAGCACGCTACTTTCGCTTCTGGATGCTTC TGGGGAACAGAACATCTCTTCTCAAAACATTATGGTCATTTACCCCAGTTTAAAGCCATATCAGGATACACAGGTGGCAAAGCTGAAAATCCAT CTTATCGACAAGTATGTTCCGGTACAACAGGACATGCCGAAGCTGTTCGACTCACATACGCTAAAGGATCAGTATCATATGCTGAATTAGTTGAATTTTTTTATCGAACACATGACCCTACGACTGTCGATAGACAAGGTCCAGATAGAGGCAGTCAGTATAGAAGTGCAATCTTTTACGAAAATAATGAACAGGAAGATTTAGCTAAGAAAGTCACTGCTGAAGTTCAAGAGAAATA TCTTAAAGGAAGACCAATAGTAACTCAAATTACTCAAATTGGAAAATGGTATCCTGGAGAAGATTATCATCAAGAATATC TTGACAACAACCCAGGCGGATATGAATGTCCCACGCATCGATTCTACTGGTAA